One window from the genome of Synechococcus sp. PROS-7-1 encodes:
- a CDS encoding glycosyltransferase: protein MSWLPLLALIWPAWLSRTPEQLSPIWRRRSLIVLIGFFTLRYLLWRVSASLNLSTPLSTTLSLLLLAAEGWLLLSGMVPLVLAWRRFPDRRPAMHQLREQWRQSPWTPTVDILVPTYGEPINVLERTLIGCCDQTYPHTRVWVLDDSGRQEVKSLASRQGCTYVHRSVRTSAKAGNLNHGLRRCRGELVAVFDADFIPQTTFLENSIGFLLDPKVGLLQTPQTFINADPVMRNLGMERWLLSDEESFYRWIEPVRDGWGAVVCAGTAFLARRSALDSVGGFVEKAISEDFVTGINLRRKGWSLLYLQQKLSAGLAAETMADFVRQRQRWASGTLQSLRLPEGPLRGGGLSPWQRVAYLEGVVHWINNLPRLVLMLMPLSYGLLGTVPILITADDAVRLLFPLWATLLMGVGWLNRGSRTAFLSELTGWVLTVPLTMTVLANLIGRVGGFRVTPKHQRRDRGSWSLQLSLPLLALLALNLFNLYGLLKPQSALDSAAFDGRPLGLLWAVLNLLSLVIALRACWDPPSQDPSPWQAIETSAWLQDDGGHRYACTLKAISESGAELQLHAETTPLVASTSLGWCKEVPPLPVQLEMARGLQLAVRWGPLSAMQRKQLIRWLFCRPNCWRDRMAPPEWKALGALLKRLLMAPSRRPFQRCLMQQAEVNESGSRVG from the coding sequence ATGAGCTGGCTACCGCTGCTGGCCCTGATCTGGCCAGCCTGGCTAAGCCGAACTCCGGAGCAACTGAGCCCGATCTGGCGCAGGCGAAGCCTGATTGTTCTGATTGGTTTCTTCACCCTGCGCTATCTGCTCTGGCGGGTCAGCGCAAGCCTGAATCTGAGCACCCCACTGAGCACAACCCTGAGCCTTCTGCTGCTGGCAGCCGAAGGCTGGCTGCTGCTCAGCGGGATGGTGCCGCTGGTGCTCGCTTGGCGTCGCTTCCCCGACCGCCGTCCAGCCATGCATCAGCTGCGGGAGCAATGGCGGCAAAGCCCCTGGACCCCAACGGTGGACATCCTCGTGCCCACCTACGGCGAACCGATCAATGTTCTGGAACGAACGCTGATCGGCTGTTGCGACCAGACCTACCCCCACACCCGTGTGTGGGTCCTGGATGACAGCGGACGCCAGGAGGTGAAGTCCCTGGCCTCACGCCAAGGCTGCACCTATGTGCATCGATCGGTCCGCACCTCCGCCAAAGCGGGGAATCTGAACCATGGTCTACGCCGGTGCCGCGGGGAACTCGTGGCCGTCTTCGACGCCGATTTCATCCCACAGACCACCTTTCTCGAGAACAGCATCGGCTTTCTTTTGGATCCCAAGGTGGGGCTTTTGCAGACACCCCAAACCTTCATCAACGCCGATCCCGTGATGCGGAATCTGGGGATGGAGCGCTGGTTGCTTTCGGACGAGGAAAGCTTTTACCGCTGGATTGAACCGGTGCGTGACGGCTGGGGAGCGGTGGTCTGCGCTGGTACGGCATTCCTGGCCCGCCGCTCTGCGCTGGACTCCGTGGGTGGGTTTGTGGAAAAAGCGATCTCAGAGGATTTCGTTACCGGAATCAACCTCCGGCGCAAGGGCTGGAGCCTCCTCTATCTGCAACAAAAGCTGAGTGCCGGTCTGGCCGCAGAAACCATGGCGGACTTCGTGCGCCAGCGGCAGCGCTGGGCAAGCGGCACATTGCAGAGCCTGCGGCTACCGGAAGGGCCTCTGCGCGGAGGCGGCCTGTCGCCCTGGCAGCGGGTGGCGTATCTCGAGGGCGTTGTGCACTGGATCAACAACCTGCCACGTCTGGTGCTGATGCTCATGCCCCTGAGCTACGGACTGCTTGGGACCGTGCCGATCCTGATCACCGCGGATGATGCCGTCAGGCTGCTGTTCCCCCTCTGGGCGACGCTTTTGATGGGGGTGGGCTGGTTGAACCGAGGATCGCGCACCGCGTTCTTGAGCGAACTCACGGGCTGGGTTCTCACCGTTCCGCTGACCATGACCGTGCTGGCCAATTTGATAGGACGCGTCGGGGGGTTCAGGGTGACTCCGAAACACCAGCGGCGCGACCGGGGCAGCTGGAGCTTGCAACTCTCGCTACCCCTGTTGGCCTTGCTGGCCCTCAACCTGTTCAATCTCTACGGTCTGCTCAAACCGCAAAGTGCTCTGGATTCCGCCGCGTTCGACGGTCGCCCCCTAGGGCTTCTGTGGGCTGTGCTCAACCTGCTGAGCCTCGTCATCGCTCTGCGCGCCTGCTGGGATCCCCCGTCTCAGGATCCATCACCCTGGCAGGCCATCGAAACCTCGGCATGGCTTCAAGACGACGGAGGTCATCGTTATGCCTGCACCCTCAAGGCCATCAGTGAAAGCGGAGCAGAGCTGCAACTGCACGCAGAAACAACACCCCTCGTGGCCAGCACCAGTCTTGGCTGGTGCAAAGAGGTCCCCCCCTTGCCGGTGCAACTGGAGATGGCCAGAGGACTGCAATTGGCGGTTCGCTGGGGCCCCTTGAGCGCCATGCAGCGCAAGCAGCTGATCCGCTGGCTGTTCTGCCGTCCAAACTGCTGGCGCGATCGCATGGCCCCTCCGGAGTGGAAAGCCCTTGGAGCCCTGCTCAAAAGGCTGCTCATGGCACCATCGAGACGCCCTTTTCAGCGCTGCCTAATGCAGCAGGCTGAAGTCAACGAGTCCGGCAGTCGTGTTGGTTGA
- the dusB gene encoding tRNA dihydrouridine synthase DusB, producing MPPNLHSDLHLSGRSQCRVLTSRVLQSPLAGVSDKIFRALVRRWSRDALLFTEMVNATSLELGHGRGKVEELQQEAGPIGVQLFDHRPESMADAARRAEAAGAFLIDINMGCPVRKIARKGGGSGLIRDPDLACSIVEAVVAAVGIPVTVKTRLGWCSDPQGADSHAAAMAWCRRLEAAGAQLLTLHGRTREQRFSGRADWEAIAAVKRTLRIPVIANGDVFSPEDARECLGVTGADGVMVGRGTMGAPWLVGQIDAALKGLPVPPTPGASERLMLAADQLQALVAERGDHGLLIARKHMSWTCTGFSGASQFRQQLMRAPTPDQALSLLRRQQEQLA from the coding sequence ATGCCCCCGAACCTGCATTCGGATTTGCATCTGAGCGGCCGTAGCCAGTGTCGTGTTCTCACAAGCAGAGTGCTGCAGTCACCGCTTGCAGGCGTCAGCGACAAAATTTTCCGGGCCCTGGTGCGCCGTTGGAGCCGTGATGCACTGCTCTTCACCGAAATGGTTAATGCCACCAGCCTCGAGCTCGGCCATGGCCGCGGAAAGGTGGAGGAACTCCAGCAGGAAGCCGGGCCCATCGGCGTGCAACTCTTTGACCACAGGCCTGAGTCGATGGCTGATGCAGCGCGGCGGGCTGAAGCTGCCGGTGCTTTTCTGATCGACATCAATATGGGCTGCCCGGTGCGCAAGATCGCCCGAAAGGGCGGAGGCAGCGGCCTGATTCGTGATCCCGACCTGGCCTGCTCAATCGTGGAGGCCGTGGTTGCCGCCGTCGGCATCCCCGTCACCGTGAAGACCCGCCTTGGGTGGTGCAGTGATCCCCAGGGCGCAGACAGCCACGCCGCGGCCATGGCCTGGTGCCGCAGGCTCGAAGCCGCCGGGGCTCAGTTGCTCACCCTGCACGGCCGCACCCGGGAACAGCGGTTCAGCGGTCGCGCCGACTGGGAGGCAATCGCAGCCGTGAAACGCACCCTGAGGATTCCTGTGATCGCCAACGGCGATGTGTTCAGCCCAGAGGATGCCCGGGAGTGCCTTGGCGTCACCGGCGCTGATGGTGTGATGGTCGGCCGGGGAACCATGGGTGCTCCCTGGCTGGTCGGTCAGATCGACGCCGCACTGAAAGGGTTGCCGGTCCCCCCCACACCCGGAGCGAGTGAACGACTGATGCTCGCTGCAGATCAGCTCCAAGCCCTCGTGGCCGAACGCGGCGATCACGGTCTGCTGATCGCCAGGAAACACATGAGCTGGACCTGCACAGGATTCAGTGGAGCCTCCCAGTTTCGCCAGCAACTGATGCGAGCCCCCACTCCAGATCAAGCCCTCAGCTTGCTGCGCCGGCAGCAGGAGCAGCTGGCATGA
- a CDS encoding DUF1823 family protein produces the protein MESLSWPLSRPLLDAVLADRLSDRLVAELVWERLGYRQQSGGGGPWLAGPQTPEAWRDAFPEAPEVVATRPASVALTRSIPREHKQLLKEQLHFAGYRIGELYPRRTRRATVVSWLLAWLADQGDELTSAGPLPELRDPPENPVQGHPGDAPVG, from the coding sequence ATGGAGTCCCTGTCCTGGCCTTTGAGCCGACCGCTTCTGGATGCCGTGCTTGCGGATCGTCTCAGCGACCGATTGGTTGCTGAGCTGGTCTGGGAGCGTCTGGGCTATCGGCAGCAGTCAGGAGGTGGAGGTCCCTGGTTGGCCGGGCCTCAAACGCCTGAGGCCTGGCGCGATGCATTTCCCGAAGCTCCTGAGGTCGTGGCCACTCGGCCGGCGTCAGTGGCCTTGACCCGATCGATTCCGCGAGAACACAAGCAGCTGCTCAAGGAGCAGCTGCACTTCGCTGGCTATCGCATTGGTGAGCTCTACCCCCGCAGAACGCGACGAGCGACAGTCGTGAGTTGGTTGTTGGCCTGGCTCGCCGATCAGGGAGACGAGCTGACTTCGGCTGGTCCTCTTCCCGAACTGCGCGATCCCCCGGAGAACCCCGTGCAGGGGCATCCGGGGGATGCCCCTGTTGGCTGA
- a CDS encoding L,D-transpeptidase codes for MLDLIATLVVDLSDQKLTVLDTQDNIVRVIPVSTGKASTPTPTGHASVITKYRSVTMRGRNYVAPGVPYAMCITANELICMHGAPWQEDAGQSFGVPRSNGCVRMPTAQARWLFENTRKGTKVIIQG; via the coding sequence ATGCTGGACCTCATCGCCACCCTCGTGGTGGACCTCTCCGACCAGAAGCTCACCGTCCTGGACACGCAGGACAACATCGTGCGGGTGATCCCAGTGAGCACGGGGAAAGCCTCCACACCCACGCCCACTGGCCACGCCTCGGTGATCACGAAATACCGCTCCGTCACCATGCGCGGGCGCAATTACGTGGCACCAGGGGTTCCCTACGCCATGTGCATCACCGCCAACGAACTGATCTGCATGCATGGCGCCCCCTGGCAAGAGGATGCCGGCCAGTCCTTTGGCGTGCCCCGCAGCAACGGCTGCGTGCGCATGCCCACGGCCCAGGCTCGATGGCTCTTTGAGAACACCCGCAAAGGGACGAAGGTGATCATTCAGGGATGA
- the der gene encoding ribosome biogenesis GTPase Der, with product MARPVVAIIGRPNVGKSTLVNRLCHSREAIVHDQPGVTRDRTYQDGYWSDREFKVVDTGGLVFDDDSEFLPEIREQAALALEEASVALVIVDGQQGVTASDEAIAEFLRGQRCPALLAVNKCESPEQGLAMAAEFWSLGLGEPYPISAIHGAGTAELLDQVLSYLPPKSEEGDSEEPIQLAIIGRPNVGKSSLLNAICGEQRAIVSPIRGTTRDTIDTSLVRENRPWRLVDTAGIRRRRSVSYGPEFFGINRSFKAIERSDVCVLVIDALDGVTEQDQRLAGRIEEDGRACVVVVNKWDAVEKDSHTMPAMEKELRAKLYFLDWAPMLFTSALTGQRVDSIFALAALAVEQHRRRVSTSVVNEVLKEALSWRSPPTTRGGRQGRLYYGTQVASRPPSFTLFVNEPKLFGDTYRRYVERQIREGLGFDGTPLKLFWRGKQQRDAERDLARQQNRQG from the coding sequence TTGGCGCGTCCCGTCGTCGCGATTATCGGGCGACCCAACGTTGGCAAGTCCACGCTGGTGAACCGTCTCTGCCACAGCAGAGAGGCGATCGTGCACGATCAGCCCGGCGTTACCCGTGACCGCACCTATCAGGACGGCTACTGGAGTGACAGGGAATTCAAGGTGGTTGACACCGGCGGGCTGGTCTTTGATGACGACAGTGAGTTCCTGCCTGAGATCCGCGAGCAAGCTGCTCTTGCTCTGGAGGAGGCCAGTGTTGCCCTGGTGATTGTTGATGGTCAGCAGGGGGTGACAGCCTCGGATGAGGCCATCGCCGAATTTCTGCGCGGCCAGCGTTGCCCTGCTCTGCTCGCCGTGAATAAGTGCGAGTCTCCGGAGCAGGGACTGGCGATGGCCGCTGAGTTCTGGAGCCTTGGCCTCGGAGAGCCCTACCCGATCTCTGCGATTCACGGCGCTGGGACCGCTGAGCTGCTGGATCAGGTCCTTTCCTACCTGCCACCGAAGTCCGAGGAGGGTGACAGCGAGGAGCCGATCCAGCTCGCCATCATCGGCCGCCCGAATGTGGGCAAGTCGAGCTTGCTGAATGCCATCTGTGGTGAGCAACGGGCGATCGTGAGCCCGATCCGCGGGACGACCCGCGACACCATCGATACCAGTCTGGTGCGCGAGAACAGGCCTTGGCGTCTGGTCGACACAGCAGGTATTCGTCGCCGTCGCAGCGTCAGTTACGGCCCTGAATTCTTTGGGATCAACCGCAGCTTCAAAGCGATCGAGCGCAGTGATGTTTGCGTCCTTGTCATCGATGCTCTGGACGGCGTCACAGAGCAGGATCAACGGCTTGCTGGTCGTATCGAGGAAGACGGGCGTGCCTGTGTGGTGGTGGTGAACAAATGGGATGCCGTGGAGAAGGACAGTCACACCATGCCGGCCATGGAGAAGGAGCTCAGAGCCAAGCTCTACTTCTTGGATTGGGCTCCCATGCTGTTCACCTCAGCGCTGACAGGCCAACGAGTGGACAGCATCTTTGCGTTGGCTGCTCTGGCTGTGGAGCAGCACCGCCGAAGGGTCAGCACGTCTGTGGTGAATGAGGTGCTGAAAGAGGCCTTGAGCTGGCGCAGCCCTCCCACCACCCGGGGCGGGCGCCAGGGCCGCCTTTACTACGGCACTCAGGTCGCCAGCCGTCCCCCCAGCTTCACGTTGTTCGTGAACGAACCCAAGTTGTTTGGTGATACTTATCGCCGCTACGTGGAGCGACAAATTCGAGAGGGTCTCGGCTTTGATGGCACCCCGCTGAAGCTGTTCTGGCGCGGCAAGCAGCAGCGCGATGCCGAACGTGACCTCGCCCGTCAGCAGAACCGCCAGGGCTGA
- a CDS encoding energy-coupling factor transporter transmembrane protein EcfT, translated as MDWLRQIPIGQYVDGQEGWLRCLDPRLKFAWVLMFLLTPVLAGPIWRVGLVIGLLLVTGLSGLPPRLWWRSLLFLSALGCGIGLLAMLLPTGDPGASLSLRSAGEVPGLLLQAPSWELLRLGPLQVGPLQLGPLVVDRRSAELGLNSATLIVTVVHSVNLMLLSTPSEDLMWALRWWLTPLAWLGVPMDRLSFQLLLALRFLPLVQEELQNLLRSLASRAVNLRRLGFKASFGLVLAVGERLLANILLRAEQGAEALLARGGVWLPAEAFRPVSVSAAAGQRTLNWLSAVALLLVIGLRGRYGAL; from the coding sequence ATGGACTGGCTGCGGCAGATACCGATTGGGCAATATGTGGATGGGCAGGAGGGATGGCTGCGTTGTCTTGATCCCAGGCTCAAATTTGCCTGGGTGCTGATGTTCCTGCTGACCCCTGTGCTCGCGGGGCCGATCTGGAGGGTCGGCCTGGTGATCGGGCTGCTTCTGGTCACTGGGTTGAGCGGTTTGCCGCCGAGACTGTGGTGGCGATCCCTGCTCTTCCTTTCAGCGCTGGGATGTGGCATCGGTTTGTTGGCCATGTTGCTGCCCACCGGAGACCCAGGGGCCTCGCTGAGTTTGCGCTCCGCCGGTGAGGTGCCCGGACTCCTGCTGCAGGCACCGTCATGGGAATTGCTGCGCCTTGGTCCCCTCCAGGTTGGACCGCTCCAGCTCGGTCCACTGGTGGTGGACCGGCGATCAGCCGAACTCGGCTTGAACAGCGCAACGCTGATTGTGACGGTGGTCCACAGCGTGAATCTCATGCTGCTCTCGACCCCGAGTGAAGATCTGATGTGGGCTCTGCGTTGGTGGCTGACTCCGCTCGCTTGGCTGGGGGTGCCGATGGACAGGCTCAGTTTTCAGCTCTTGCTCGCTCTGCGGTTTCTGCCACTGGTTCAGGAGGAGTTGCAGAACTTGCTTCGCTCCCTGGCGAGCCGTGCTGTGAATCTCCGTCGTCTCGGCTTCAAGGCGTCTTTTGGTCTCGTGCTTGCCGTGGGGGAACGGCTGTTGGCCAACATCCTGCTGCGCGCCGAACAGGGCGCCGAGGCGCTTCTGGCACGTGGTGGCGTCTGGTTGCCGGCGGAGGCTTTTCGGCCGGTGTCCGTGTCCGCTGCCGCAGGCCAGCGCACTCTCAATTGGTTGTCTGCGGTGGCACTGCTTCTGGTGATCGGTCTGCGTGGCAGGTACGGTGCCCTTTAA
- a CDS encoding PipX family protein, translating to MSAEGYLNHPTFGMLYRVTPAGDGRDVYATLYAQRMFFLVTLQPRGAQFEVIPYLDARHHAELNLARRRREGAADLESWKQLFDQTFI from the coding sequence GTGAGCGCTGAGGGTTATCTGAATCACCCCACGTTCGGGATGCTCTACAGGGTGACCCCGGCCGGAGATGGCCGTGATGTCTATGCAACGCTCTACGCGCAGAGAATGTTTTTTCTGGTCACGTTGCAACCGCGAGGTGCTCAGTTTGAGGTGATCCCCTATCTGGATGCCCGTCATCATGCGGAACTGAATCTGGCAAGGCGCCGCCGGGAAGGGGCCGCAGACCTTGAAAGTTGGAAGCAATTGTTCGATCAGACCTTCATCTGA
- a CDS encoding YggS family pyridoxal phosphate-dependent enzyme yields the protein MTSIQSRWQQLSSVLPSGVNLLAVSKGHPADAIRDLVACGQLDFGESRVQEALPKQEALRDLAQIRWHFIGRLQANKVRAVVKAFSWIHSIDSLALAQRTSRIALEEQQLPTALLQVKLRDDPAKGGWEIDALKDAWPELQALQGLQISGLMTMAPMGVAAEDRSALFRECRDLADLLGLQHCSMGMSGDWREAAAAGATWVRLGSVLFGPRQSPT from the coding sequence GTGACGTCCATCCAGAGCCGCTGGCAGCAGCTGTCGTCGGTGTTGCCAAGTGGGGTGAATCTCTTGGCCGTCAGCAAGGGGCATCCGGCCGATGCGATTCGAGATCTGGTGGCATGCGGTCAGTTGGATTTCGGCGAAAGTCGTGTGCAGGAGGCTCTTCCAAAGCAAGAGGCTTTGCGTGATCTTGCCCAGATTCGTTGGCACTTCATCGGTCGTCTCCAGGCCAACAAAGTGCGAGCCGTGGTGAAAGCCTTCAGCTGGATCCACTCCATCGATTCTCTTGCCCTGGCGCAGCGCACCTCGCGCATTGCCCTTGAAGAACAACAACTGCCCACTGCGCTTCTCCAGGTGAAGCTGCGGGACGATCCAGCCAAGGGGGGCTGGGAGATTGACGCCCTGAAGGATGCTTGGCCTGAGCTTCAGGCGCTGCAGGGCCTTCAGATCTCTGGGCTGATGACGATGGCCCCAATGGGAGTTGCGGCCGAAGACCGCAGTGCGCTGTTCAGAGAGTGCCGTGATCTGGCTGATCTCCTCGGCCTTCAGCATTGCTCGATGGGGATGAGTGGAGATTGGCGCGAGGCCGCCGCTGCAGGGGCGACCTGGGTGCGCCTGGGTTCTGTGCTGTTCGGTCCTCGTCAATCCCCAACATGA
- a CDS encoding cell division protein SepF: MSLISRLRAVVAGDDYLDGDYDDLDYDAGEHEDSPQAMASASSALAPLDAANPFEMDQGFSGSNVIGMPGISSSAAEVSLMEPRSFDEMPRAIQALRERKTVILNLTMMEPDQAQRAVDFVAGGTFAIDGHQERVGESIFLFAPSCVTVTNSAHEEASTPTVVTKDVEQASAEASVAPAPAWAAPGAAAL; encoded by the coding sequence GTGTCGCTGATTTCTCGCCTTCGTGCTGTTGTCGCAGGAGATGACTATCTCGACGGCGATTACGACGACCTCGACTATGACGCGGGGGAGCACGAGGACAGCCCTCAGGCCATGGCGTCGGCATCCAGTGCCCTCGCTCCCCTGGATGCTGCCAATCCTTTTGAAATGGACCAAGGATTCTCGGGTTCCAATGTGATCGGAATGCCCGGAATCAGCTCCAGTGCGGCTGAAGTCTCACTGATGGAGCCCAGAAGCTTCGATGAGATGCCCCGTGCGATTCAGGCCCTGCGTGAGCGCAAGACCGTGATTCTCAACCTCACGATGATGGAGCCTGATCAAGCCCAGCGTGCGGTGGATTTCGTGGCAGGTGGCACCTTCGCTATTGATGGCCATCAGGAACGCGTCGGCGAGAGCATCTTTTTGTTCGCTCCCAGCTGTGTCACGGTGACCAATTCAGCCCATGAAGAGGCCAGCACACCCACCGTCGTAACGAAAGACGTTGAGCAGGCATCCGCAGAGGCCAGCGTTGCTCCTGCGCCTGCCTGGGCTGCTCCTGGTGCTGCGGCGCTCTGA
- the proC gene encoding pyrroline-5-carboxylate reductase has product MSFAVGVIGMGRMAQALVRPLVESGALRGSDLIAVVGHERSVARLKPELPSEITVISSGDPRVPQAWETPVQLLAVKPQQLDQVAESAGNTPLSEPPLLISVLAGVTLERLQSTFPGRVCVRAVPNTPCLVAEGLCGLAWGRDVSPEQKAWVRGIFEPVSEVLELPESQLDAFLALTSSGPAYVALIAEALADGAVAAGLPRDQAHRLAQRTLAGTAALLDRQSLHPAQLKDMVASPGGTTIAALRVLEKAGLRSALIEAVMAATERGRALR; this is encoded by the coding sequence GTGAGTTTTGCCGTTGGTGTGATCGGCATGGGGCGCATGGCTCAGGCCTTGGTGCGTCCCTTGGTTGAAAGTGGTGCCCTTCGGGGTTCTGATCTGATTGCAGTGGTTGGTCACGAGCGATCAGTGGCTCGCCTCAAACCTGAACTGCCTTCTGAAATCACAGTGATTTCCAGTGGTGATCCTCGTGTTCCTCAGGCATGGGAAACTCCTGTTCAGCTCCTGGCTGTCAAGCCGCAACAGCTCGATCAGGTCGCTGAATCTGCCGGCAACACTCCCCTAAGTGAGCCGCCGCTGCTGATTTCTGTGTTGGCCGGTGTCACTTTGGAACGGTTGCAGAGCACATTCCCAGGCAGGGTTTGCGTGCGCGCTGTTCCCAACACACCCTGTCTGGTGGCTGAAGGGTTGTGTGGGCTCGCCTGGGGGCGTGATGTGTCGCCAGAGCAAAAAGCCTGGGTGCGTGGGATTTTTGAGCCTGTCAGTGAAGTGCTCGAGTTGCCGGAATCGCAACTTGACGCCTTCCTCGCGCTCACGTCATCCGGACCGGCTTACGTGGCGTTGATCGCCGAAGCCTTGGCTGATGGAGCGGTTGCTGCAGGGCTGCCGCGGGATCAAGCGCATCGACTGGCGCAGCGCACGCTGGCCGGCACAGCTGCGCTGCTGGATCGGCAGAGCTTGCATCCAGCTCAGCTCAAAGACATGGTGGCGTCCCCAGGGGGCACGACGATCGCTGCGCTCCGCGTTTTGGAAAAGGCTGGATTGCGTTCAGCGTTGATCGAGGCCGTGATGGCGGCTACCGAGCGGGGACGCGCGCTTCGTTAA
- a CDS encoding glycosyltransferase family 4 protein produces MRHIAWLGKKSPFCGNVTYGLSTTEALRARGHQISFIHFANPGAPGSDTSLLANDPDVSLPYLVKSQVYTIPSPGAQRELRESLERLQPDLVHASLTLSPLDFRLPDLCQQLGVPLVATFHPPFDAGLRNLTAGTQQLTYQLYAPSLAKYDRVIVFSDLQAEVLARLGVREERLAVIPNGVDPDCWRPADTTLTTVGSPLRSVRARIGDKRMFLYMGRVATEKNVEALLRAWRLVKPEGCHLVIVGDGPLHATLQNTYSSNDVLWWGYEADLATRVALLQSAEVFVLPSLVEGLSLALLEAMASGCACVATDAGADGEVLAGGAGIVLSTQGVTTQLRTLLPVLRDQPVLTRELGRQARERVLERYTMKSNIDALERLYADVMRHEPMAA; encoded by the coding sequence GTGAGGCATATCGCCTGGCTCGGCAAAAAATCTCCGTTCTGCGGGAACGTCACCTACGGCCTCAGCACCACGGAAGCGCTGAGAGCGCGTGGTCACCAGATCAGCTTTATCCATTTCGCCAACCCCGGGGCCCCCGGCAGCGACACGTCGTTACTGGCCAACGATCCAGACGTCAGCCTGCCGTATTTGGTGAAATCGCAGGTTTACACGATTCCTTCACCAGGGGCACAACGGGAGCTGAGGGAATCCTTGGAGCGTCTTCAGCCCGATCTGGTCCACGCCAGCCTCACGTTGTCGCCGCTCGACTTCCGCCTCCCCGACCTCTGCCAGCAACTGGGGGTTCCGCTGGTGGCCACCTTCCACCCCCCCTTTGATGCCGGACTGCGCAATCTCACCGCTGGGACCCAGCAACTCACCTATCAGCTCTACGCCCCGTCTCTGGCCAAGTACGACAGGGTCATTGTGTTTTCTGATCTACAGGCCGAGGTTCTGGCCCGTCTGGGCGTTCGCGAGGAACGGCTCGCCGTGATTCCCAACGGGGTTGACCCTGACTGCTGGCGACCGGCCGATACGACCCTCACCACCGTCGGCAGCCCGCTCCGGTCCGTGCGAGCACGCATCGGCGACAAGCGCATGTTCCTCTACATGGGGAGAGTGGCCACCGAGAAGAACGTGGAAGCCCTACTGAGGGCCTGGAGGCTTGTGAAACCCGAAGGGTGCCATCTGGTCATCGTTGGTGACGGTCCCCTCCACGCGACCCTTCAGAACACCTACAGCAGCAATGACGTGCTCTGGTGGGGCTACGAAGCTGATCTGGCAACCCGAGTGGCCTTGCTGCAATCAGCTGAGGTGTTTGTGCTCCCCTCCCTGGTTGAGGGCCTGTCCCTCGCGCTTTTAGAAGCCATGGCCAGTGGTTGCGCCTGTGTGGCCACGGATGCCGGTGCTGACGGGGAGGTCCTGGCTGGCGGAGCAGGCATTGTGCTGAGCACCCAGGGGGTAACCACACAGCTGCGAACGCTGCTTCCCGTGCTCAGAGATCAACCCGTGCTCACCCGCGAACTGGGCCGACAAGCTCGAGAGCGCGTTCTTGAGCGCTACACCATGAAGAGCAACATCGATGCCCTCGAGCGTCTGTATGCCGATGTGATGCGGCACGAACCGATGGCCGCTTAA